Proteins encoded within one genomic window of Triticum aestivum cultivar Chinese Spring chromosome 2D, IWGSC CS RefSeq v2.1, whole genome shotgun sequence:
- the LOC123049049 gene encoding protein PELPK1: MLRENTMASLVFLVALLLSCSSMSSAARYLEEAVPKKEYPPHLIVPELPKPELPPHPVVPELPKPEPPHPLVPEVPHPVVPKSPKEPEVPHPVVPEVPKHELPPHPAMPELPKPELPHPAVPEVPKEPEVPHPVVPEVPKEHELPHPVVPEVPKEPEVPHPVVPEVTKEPKVPHPVVPEVPKEHELPHPAMPELPKPEMPHHAVPEVPKEPHVLHPEVPKEPELPHPAVPEVPKHEMPPFPKAELPPKPEFHFPEPEAKP, encoded by the coding sequence ATGCTGCGCGAGAACACCATGGCCTCCCTTGTCTTCCTCGTGGCGCTGCTGCTCTCATGCAGCTCCATGAGCAGCGCAGCACGGTACCTAGAAGAGGCCGTGCCCAAGAAGGAGTATCCACCACATCTGATCGTCCCGGAGCTGCCAAAGCCCGAGCTCCCGCCGCACCCTGTCGTGCCCGAGCTGCCGAAGCCTGAACCACCTCACCCTCTCGTGCCTGAAGTGCCACACCCCGTGGTGCCGAAGTCGCCAAAGGAGCCTGAAGTGCCACACCCCGTGGTGCCGGAGGTGCCAAAGCATGAGCTGCCGCCACACCCTGCTATGCCCGAGCTCCCGAAGCCCGAACTACCGCATCCGGCTGTGCCCGAGGTGCCAAAGGAACCCGAAGTGCCACACCCCGTCGTACCGGAGGTGCCAAAGGAACACGAACTGCCGCACCCCGTCGTGCCGGAGGTGCCAAAGGAACCAGAAGTGCCACACCCCGTCGTGCCAGAGGTGACAAAGGAACCTAAAGTGCCACACCCTGTCGTGCCGGAGGTACCAAAGGAGCACGAGTTGCCGCACCCTGCCATGCCAGAGTTGCCGAAGCCTGAAATGCCACACCATGCCGTGCCAGAGGTGCCAAAGGAGCCCCATGTGTTGCACCCTGAGGTGCCGAAAGAGCCCGAGTTACCGCACCCTGCTGTGCCAGAGGTCCCGAAGCACGAAATGCCACCGTTCCCCAAAGCCGAGCTGCCCCCAAAGCCTGAATTCCACTTTCCGGAACCTGAGGCCAAGCCATGA